From one Cryptosporangium minutisporangium genomic stretch:
- a CDS encoding protein phosphatase encodes MEPINAWEPTAAGVLRLPSGRLVRGRGLRRPLPPGSPPTFGVYLLGRAAPPVDWESRWLRWPDFWLPSDREQAARTLREVWERTPGERVEVACGGGRGRTGTALAGLAVLDGVPPADAVAFVRRHYDKHAVETPWQRRYVERFAVSTVG; translated from the coding sequence ATGGAGCCGATCAACGCCTGGGAACCGACCGCCGCCGGAGTCCTCCGCCTGCCGTCGGGACGGCTGGTGCGCGGCCGCGGCCTGCGGCGTCCGCTGCCGCCCGGATCGCCGCCGACCTTTGGGGTGTACCTGCTGGGACGTGCAGCGCCGCCGGTCGACTGGGAGAGCCGGTGGCTGCGCTGGCCCGACTTCTGGCTTCCCAGCGACCGGGAACAGGCAGCCCGCACGCTGCGGGAGGTCTGGGAGCGCACCCCCGGCGAGCGTGTCGAGGTGGCCTGCGGAGGCGGCCGCGGCCGCACCGGCACCGCTCTGGCCGGCCTCGCGGTGCTCGACGGGGTGCCGCCGGCCGATGCGGTCGCGTTCGTCCGGCGGCACTACGACAAGCACGCCGTCGAGACACCCTGGCAGCGGCGGTACGTCGAGCGCTTCGCGGTCTCCACCGTAGGGTGA
- the trmB gene encoding tRNA (guanosine(46)-N7)-methyltransferase TrmB → MDHGPLNRTYKLRRGRITPGQRSALGTLADRFALPAGDAPLDLAELFGQNAPVVLEIGFGMGDATLAMAEADPSTCLIAADVHIPGVGALLRGLHRRTLENVRVLNGDGAELLKRRIPSASLAGVRLYFPDPWPKARHHKRRLVDAAFAALVADRLAPGGRLHCATDWEPYARQMVAVLSAEPGLELEFGGPVERPEWRPVTKYETRGRARGHVVADIFARRKPGSVSGR, encoded by the coding sequence GTGGACCACGGCCCCCTCAACCGCACCTACAAGCTGCGCCGCGGCCGCATCACGCCCGGCCAGCGGAGCGCTTTGGGGACGCTGGCCGACCGGTTCGCGCTTCCCGCCGGGGACGCGCCGCTCGACCTGGCGGAGCTGTTCGGCCAGAATGCGCCCGTCGTGCTGGAGATCGGCTTCGGGATGGGCGACGCCACGCTGGCGATGGCCGAGGCCGACCCGTCCACCTGCCTGATCGCCGCCGACGTGCACATCCCTGGCGTCGGGGCGCTGCTGCGCGGCCTGCACCGGCGGACGCTCGAGAACGTCCGGGTGCTCAACGGCGACGGTGCCGAGCTGCTGAAGCGGCGCATCCCGTCCGCGAGCCTCGCCGGGGTGCGCCTCTACTTCCCCGACCCCTGGCCCAAGGCGCGGCATCACAAGCGCCGTCTGGTCGACGCCGCGTTCGCCGCGCTGGTCGCCGACCGGCTGGCTCCGGGTGGGCGGCTGCACTGTGCCACCGACTGGGAGCCCTACGCCCGGCAGATGGTCGCGGTGCTCTCCGCCGAGCCCGGTCTGGAGCTCGAGTTCGGCGGTCCGGTGGAGCGCCCGGAGTGGCGGCCGGTGACCAAGTACGAGACCCGTGGCCGGGCGAGGGGGCACGTCGTCGCGGACATTTTCGCGCGCCGGAAGCCGGGGTCGGTCAGCGGCCGATAG
- a CDS encoding ABC transporter ATP-binding protein encodes MRAFSAAETAPTTYPWVVQAEGLRVRTGRHLAVDGLDLTLDRGVHGLLGPNGAGKTTLMRALATVLPPAGGTLTLLGRDANARGALREVRRSLGYLPQHFGYYPRFTVREFVEYMAWLKEMPKRDVAAAVQRAIDRVGLTDRADTRLKTLSGGMLRRAGIAQAIVNDPQILLLDEPTVGLDPEQRLDFRVLLRELGADSCVLVSTHLVEDVAVACSDVVLLDRGRLVWQGTPAQLADQGSAADAGDSATERGYAALLRVHRGQVPA; translated from the coding sequence ATGCGCGCCTTCAGCGCGGCCGAGACCGCACCGACCACGTATCCGTGGGTGGTGCAGGCCGAAGGACTGCGGGTCCGGACCGGACGGCACCTCGCCGTCGACGGACTCGACCTCACGCTCGACCGCGGCGTGCACGGCCTGCTCGGGCCCAACGGTGCCGGGAAAACCACGCTGATGCGCGCGCTGGCCACCGTGCTCCCGCCGGCCGGCGGGACGCTGACGCTGCTCGGCCGGGACGCGAATGCCCGCGGCGCGCTGCGCGAGGTGCGTCGCTCCCTGGGCTACCTCCCGCAGCACTTCGGCTACTACCCGCGGTTCACCGTGCGCGAGTTCGTCGAGTACATGGCGTGGCTCAAGGAGATGCCGAAGCGCGACGTCGCCGCGGCCGTCCAGCGGGCCATCGACCGGGTCGGTCTCACCGACCGCGCCGACACCCGCCTCAAGACACTCTCCGGCGGAATGCTGCGGCGCGCGGGCATCGCGCAGGCCATCGTCAACGATCCGCAGATCCTGCTCCTCGACGAACCCACCGTCGGGCTCGACCCCGAGCAGCGCCTGGACTTCCGGGTCCTGCTGCGGGAGCTCGGCGCGGACAGCTGCGTGCTCGTCTCGACCCACCTGGTCGAGGACGTCGCGGTGGCCTGCAGCGACGTCGTGCTCCTCGATCGCGGACGGCTGGTCTGGCAGGGCACCCCGGCGCAGCTGGCCGACCAGGGCTCGGCCGCCGACGCCGGCGACAGCGCCACCGAGCGCGGCTACGCGGCGCTGCTGCGCGTCCACCGCGGGCAGGTGCCGGCGTGA
- a CDS encoding RNA polymerase sigma factor, translating to MRRSLDTLDEGELLRRTGRGDRRAFDELYRRTAPWLLVRLRRRCSDEDLVAEVLQDTYLAVWRSAGSQRHAAASGSAVGWLWTIAAHRLIDAFRRRERQTRLPTVATVETVEPAAEDRALAGDLDADLEQALLALPDELRQVLRALVLDGLTVRETSLLLGMPEGTVKTRARRARIALREALS from the coding sequence GTGAGACGAAGCCTGGACACGCTCGACGAGGGCGAGCTGCTGCGCCGTACCGGGCGCGGTGACCGGCGCGCCTTCGACGAGCTGTATCGGCGGACCGCGCCGTGGCTCCTCGTGCGGTTGCGGCGCCGCTGCTCCGACGAGGACCTGGTGGCCGAGGTCCTCCAGGACACCTACTTGGCGGTGTGGCGCTCGGCCGGGAGTCAGCGCCACGCCGCGGCCTCTGGCAGCGCGGTCGGATGGCTCTGGACGATCGCCGCGCACCGGCTGATCGACGCGTTCCGCCGCCGGGAGCGCCAGACGCGGCTCCCCACGGTGGCGACCGTCGAGACCGTGGAGCCGGCCGCCGAGGACCGCGCGCTCGCCGGCGATCTGGACGCCGACCTCGAGCAGGCGCTGCTCGCGCTGCCGGACGAGCTGCGCCAGGTGCTGCGCGCGCTGGTCCTGGACGGGCTCACCGTGCGGGAGACTTCACTGCTGCTGGGCATGCCCGAAGGCACCGTCAAGACCCGCGCGCGGCGGGCCCGGATCGCGCTGCGGGAGGCGCTGTCATGA
- a CDS encoding cholesterol oxidase substrate-binding domain-containing protein translates to MTAPRSESPQVGRRSLLKGAAALVGAGLLSEAFTLPVGAATIAAPPSFPAGIELYQQAYENWSGEIELADVWTCAPASPADILTVVNWARAHNFRVRPKGMSHGWAPTLLPAGADVSAVILVDLTKHLRAITVGSGRVTVQAGATVDQLTVALENAGYGLTALTAPGNLTIGGVLAIDAHGSGVPANGETRIPGTSYGTLSNLVLSLTVVAWDAGAGAYVLKTYTRSQPQIAAFLVHLGRAFVVSATLQVGANTRLRCQSFYDIPTATLFGAPGTSGRTIESYLRSSGRIEAIWFPFTDRPWLKVWTVARSKPLLSRTVNAPYAYTFANFLSEEQSDFLSQVVAGNTSGTPAFQNFQISVVGSGLIVTGTWDIWGWSKNLLLYVQPTTLRIVEAGYAVLTSRANVQRVIHEFYVRYQARITAYQAQGKFPMNGPVEIRVTGVDDPAEAGGGVSPQLSAARPRPDHPEWNTVVWLDMGTIPGTPDSNAFYAEMEEWIVANYSGSYATVRPEWSKAWAVTPRGAWTDTAALTGRIPASLRAGQPAGDNWDTARATLNAADPHRVFSNTFLDVLLP, encoded by the coding sequence ATGACTGCTCCACGCTCCGAATCCCCGCAGGTAGGCCGACGGTCGCTGCTGAAGGGCGCCGCGGCGCTCGTCGGCGCCGGCCTACTGAGCGAGGCGTTCACCCTCCCCGTCGGGGCCGCGACGATCGCGGCCCCGCCGAGCTTCCCGGCGGGGATCGAGCTCTACCAGCAGGCGTACGAGAACTGGTCCGGCGAGATCGAGCTCGCCGACGTCTGGACCTGCGCGCCCGCGAGCCCGGCGGACATCCTGACGGTCGTGAACTGGGCGCGGGCCCACAATTTCCGCGTCCGCCCGAAGGGCATGAGCCACGGCTGGGCACCCACCTTGCTCCCGGCCGGCGCGGACGTCAGCGCGGTGATCCTCGTCGATCTGACGAAGCACCTCCGCGCGATCACCGTCGGCAGTGGCCGCGTCACCGTCCAGGCGGGCGCAACCGTCGACCAGCTGACCGTCGCGCTGGAGAACGCCGGCTACGGGCTGACCGCGCTGACCGCGCCGGGCAACCTCACGATCGGCGGCGTCCTCGCGATCGACGCGCACGGGTCCGGGGTGCCGGCGAACGGCGAGACCCGGATCCCCGGAACCAGCTACGGGACGCTGAGCAACCTCGTGCTGTCCCTCACGGTCGTCGCCTGGGACGCCGGGGCGGGCGCGTACGTGCTGAAGACCTACACCCGGTCCCAGCCGCAGATCGCCGCGTTCCTCGTCCACCTCGGCCGCGCGTTCGTGGTGAGCGCGACGCTCCAGGTCGGCGCGAACACGCGGCTGCGCTGCCAGAGCTTCTACGACATCCCGACCGCGACGTTGTTCGGCGCGCCGGGCACCAGCGGCCGGACCATCGAGAGTTACCTGCGCTCCAGCGGTCGGATCGAGGCCATCTGGTTCCCGTTCACCGACCGGCCGTGGCTGAAGGTCTGGACGGTCGCCCGGTCCAAGCCGCTGCTCTCCCGCACCGTCAACGCGCCCTACGCGTACACGTTCGCCAACTTCCTCTCCGAGGAGCAGAGCGACTTCCTCTCCCAGGTCGTCGCGGGCAATACCAGCGGGACGCCTGCGTTCCAGAACTTCCAGATCTCGGTGGTCGGCTCCGGGCTGATCGTCACCGGCACCTGGGACATCTGGGGCTGGTCGAAGAACCTCCTGCTCTACGTCCAGCCGACGACGTTGCGGATCGTCGAGGCGGGCTACGCCGTCCTGACCTCGCGGGCGAACGTCCAGCGGGTGATCCACGAGTTCTACGTCCGGTACCAGGCCCGGATCACCGCCTACCAGGCGCAGGGCAAGTTCCCGATGAACGGGCCGGTGGAGATCCGGGTCACCGGCGTCGACGATCCGGCCGAGGCCGGTGGCGGGGTCAGTCCGCAGCTCTCGGCCGCCCGGCCCCGGCCGGACCACCCGGAGTGGAACACGGTGGTCTGGCTCGACATGGGCACGATCCCCGGCACGCCGGACAGCAACGCGTTCTACGCCGAGATGGAGGAGTGGATCGTCGCGAACTACAGCGGCAGCTACGCCACCGTGCGGCCGGAGTGGTCGAAGGCCTGGGCGGTCACGCCCCGGGGCGCCTGGACCGACACCGCCGCTCTCACCGGACGCATCCCGGCCTCGCTGCGGGCGGGCCAGCCAGCCGGCGACAACTGGGACACTGCACGGGCGACGCTCAACGCCGCGGACCCCCACCGCGTCTTCAGTAATACGTTCCTGGACGTGCTTCTGCCATAG
- a CDS encoding zf-HC2 domain-containing protein, giving the protein MTTHPNSALIARYATGGDALDEATVWALEAHLESCPGCREALGGAVGADTRTLLDRIAGEIADGITSGPVPVRRRRVFVRRTGVTARVLPWLATAAALMLAAVALERAFTSLPSLVLLLAPVTPLLPVAAAWSRRSDPAWELLAASPRAGLGLLLRRTLTVLAAVLPVLAVAGWWTGHAPALWLLPCVAFTAGSLALGGVTGVDRAALALAGLWSVAVVAPSLIAARLPAVLETDSWPVWTVLTAALLLVVGVRSDGYRRLGRN; this is encoded by the coding sequence ATGACCACCCACCCGAATTCTGCGCTGATCGCGCGGTACGCCACCGGCGGCGACGCCCTGGACGAGGCCACCGTCTGGGCGCTGGAAGCACACCTCGAGTCGTGTCCGGGGTGCCGGGAGGCGCTCGGGGGTGCGGTCGGCGCCGACACCCGCACCCTGCTCGACCGGATCGCCGGGGAGATCGCGGACGGAATCACCTCCGGCCCGGTACCGGTGCGCCGGCGCCGGGTTTTTGTCCGGCGCACCGGCGTCACCGCTCGGGTTCTGCCGTGGCTCGCAACGGCGGCCGCGTTGATGCTCGCCGCGGTGGCGTTGGAACGGGCGTTCACCAGCCTGCCGTCGCTGGTGCTGCTCCTCGCACCGGTCACCCCGCTGCTGCCGGTGGCCGCCGCGTGGAGCCGGCGCTCCGATCCGGCGTGGGAACTGCTCGCCGCCTCGCCCCGGGCCGGGCTGGGGCTGCTGCTGCGTCGCACGCTCACCGTGCTCGCCGCGGTCCTTCCGGTGCTGGCGGTCGCGGGGTGGTGGACCGGGCACGCCCCGGCGCTGTGGCTGCTGCCGTGCGTGGCCTTCACCGCGGGCAGCCTCGCCCTGGGCGGCGTCACCGGAGTGGATCGGGCCGCCCTGGCCCTGGCCGGGCTGTGGTCGGTCGCGGTCGTGGCCCCGAGCCTGATCGCCGCCCGGCTGCCCGCGGTGCTGGAAACCGACAGCTGGCCGGTCTGGACCGTGCTCACCGCGGCGCTGCTGCTCGTGGTCGGCGTCCGCTCCGACGGTTACCGCCGCCTCGGCCGGAACTGA
- a CDS encoding zinc-dependent alcohol dehydrogenase family protein, with amino-acid sequence MRGVVLYAPGRVGVENRDDPRIEQPTDAVIRLSATCVCGSDLWPYRGIEKVQGPAPMGHEYVGVVEEVGSAVTSVRPGQFVVGSFFASDNTCEICRSGYQSSCVHREPMGALGAQAEYLRVPLADGTLVATPDVPPADLVPSYLAASDVLGTGWFAAVAAEAGPGRTVAVVGDGAVGLLGVLAARQLGAERIIAMSRHESRQKLALDFGATDIVTERGDEGVARIKELTGGLGAHSVIEAVGTQESMMQAIGSTRPGGHVGFVGVTHDVALPGMPLFFSHVHLHGGPAPVRRFLPELLALIGDRTIDPGRVFDLELPLDEAAEGYRAMDERRAIKTLLRP; translated from the coding sequence ATGCGTGGTGTAGTCCTGTACGCCCCCGGCCGCGTCGGAGTGGAGAACCGGGACGATCCGCGGATCGAGCAGCCCACGGACGCCGTGATCCGTTTGTCGGCGACGTGCGTCTGCGGCTCGGATCTGTGGCCGTACCGCGGCATCGAAAAGGTCCAGGGCCCGGCCCCGATGGGACACGAGTACGTCGGCGTCGTCGAGGAGGTCGGGAGTGCGGTGACCAGCGTGCGGCCCGGCCAGTTCGTGGTCGGCTCGTTCTTCGCCTCGGACAACACGTGCGAGATCTGCCGATCGGGCTACCAGAGCTCGTGCGTGCACCGGGAGCCGATGGGTGCGCTCGGAGCGCAGGCGGAGTACCTGCGGGTTCCGCTCGCCGACGGCACGCTGGTCGCCACCCCCGACGTTCCGCCCGCCGACCTGGTGCCCAGTTACCTCGCCGCGTCCGACGTACTGGGGACCGGCTGGTTCGCCGCGGTCGCCGCCGAAGCCGGTCCGGGCAGGACCGTCGCGGTGGTCGGGGACGGCGCGGTCGGGCTGCTCGGCGTGCTCGCCGCCCGGCAGTTGGGCGCCGAGCGGATCATCGCGATGAGCAGGCACGAGTCCCGGCAGAAGCTGGCGCTGGACTTCGGCGCCACCGACATCGTCACCGAACGCGGTGACGAGGGCGTCGCCCGGATCAAGGAACTCACCGGCGGCCTCGGTGCCCACTCGGTGATCGAGGCGGTCGGCACGCAGGAGTCGATGATGCAGGCGATCGGCTCCACCCGCCCGGGTGGACACGTCGGCTTCGTCGGCGTGACCCACGACGTCGCGCTGCCCGGCATGCCGCTGTTCTTCTCCCACGTCCACCTGCACGGTGGCCCCGCCCCGGTCCGGCGCTTCCTGCCCGAGCTGCTCGCGCTGATCGGCGACCGCACGATCGACCCGGGCCGGGTCTTCGACCTCGAGCTGCCGCTGGACGAGGCCGCCGAGGGCTACCGCGCGATGGACGAGCGCCGCGCGATCAAGACGCTGCTGCGCCCGTAG